A region of Drosophila mauritiana strain mau12 chromosome 3L, ASM438214v1, whole genome shotgun sequence DNA encodes the following proteins:
- the LOC117140157 gene encoding differentially expressed in FDCP 8 homolog, producing MSSWKDSLTSIPGTVAQLINESASNLLHASSSLGSTVGLGGSGSTGSGSEGGGSEESGPQSAEYRALPIPASLVREQWRLIFTSDANIQDLQAAIAHCRDLVLLSEELSEERRWLVRHLVDLRYSLQELEEAQEQHSLSSDMVVMNAIRSVVGHHFVPHHPHHGKRNRLQAAAKRNYCDHCTTIIWSVVQNSYVCSDCGFLVHQKCIDGVKRVCAHVLVSERQHPISEICPEIGLASQGYKCAECGTMLNIKNTWIEPRLCDYSGLYYCPRCNWNDSNFIPARIIHNWDFSPRRVSRTALQEIRLFLNKPLIRLEEDNPKLFVFVEKLCAVKKLRQNLVHMRHYLAACKIASELKLVDQQLGVRRHLAQSNEFYSLSDLSQVESGALSEFLQGVFKAFNDHIRSCPMCLAQAYICEICSNNEVIFPFDDGCIKCDQCNSIFHRVCLTRKNMICPKCIRIQERRLQLDRMKSTEDDDDDGVATDDEVTAAE from the exons ATGAGCTCCTGGAAGGACAGTCTCACCAGCATCCCGGGCACGGTGGCGCAGTTGATTAACGAGAGCGCCAGCAACCTGTTGCACGCCTCATCCTCGCTGGGATCAACAGTTGGCCTTGGAGGCTCTGGCTCCACTGGATCTGGATCCGAGGGCGGAGGCTCCGAGGAAAGTGGCCCACAAAGTGCGGAGTACAGGGCGTTGCCCATTCCCGCGTCCTTGGTGCGCGAGCAATGGCGCCTGATCTTCACCAGCGATGCCAATATCCAGGATCTGCAGGCGGCCATAGCCCATTGCAGGGATCTCGTCCTGCTGAGCGAGGAACTCAGCGAGGAGCGTCGCTGGTTGGTGCGGCACCTGGTAGATCTGCGCTACTCActgcaggagctggaggaagCCCAGGAGCAGCATTCCCTGTCCTCGGACATGGTCGTCATGAATGCCATACGTTCTGTGGTGGGTCATCATTTTGTGCCCCACCACCCGCATCATGGCAAACGGAATCGCCTGCAGGCAGCCGCCAAGAGGAACTACTGTGACCACTGCACCACCATTATCTGGAGCGTCGTGCAGAACTCGTACGTGTGCAGCGATTGCGGATTCCTGGTCCATCAGAAGTGCATCGATGGCGTGAAGAGGGTTTGTGCCCATGTACTGGTTTCAGAGCGGCAGCATCCCATTTCGGAGATATGTCCAGAAATCGGACTCGCCTCCCAGGGATACAAGTGCGCCGAGTGCGGAACGATGCTTAATATAA AAAATACCTGGATTGAACCACGTCTATGCGACTACAGTGGATTATACTACTGCCCTCGCTGCAACTGGAACGACAGCAACTTCATACCAGCCCGCATTATCCACAATTGGGACTTTTCGCCACGCAGAGTGTCGCGCACAGCGCTTCAAGAGATTAGGTTGTTCCTAAACAAACCGCTCATCCGATTGGAGGAGGACAATCCCAAGCTGTTTGTGTTCGTAGAAAAATTGTGTGCGGTAAAGAAACTGCGGCAGAATCTGGTGCATATGCGCCACTATCTGGCTGCCTGCAAGATTGCCAGCGAGTTGAAGCTGGTGGATCAGCAACTGGGTGTCCGGCGACATCTGGCCCAGTCAAATGAGTTCTATTCCCTAAGTGATCTCAGCCAGGTGGAATCTGGAGCGCTCAGCGAATTCCTGCAAGGAGTTTTCAAGGCATTCAATGATCACATACGATCCTGCCCCATGTGTCTTGCCCAAGCGTACATCTGCGAGATTTGTAGCAACAACGAGGTGATCTTTCCCTTCGACGATGGCTGCATCAAATGTGATCAGTGCAATTCCATCTTTCACCGAGTTTGCCTCACGCGCAAAAATATGATTTGCCCCAAGTGCATTCGCATCCAAGAGCGGCGTCTTCAATTGGATCGCATGAAGAGCACCgaggacgatgatgatgatggagtGGCCACCGATGATGAGGTGACTGCCGCGGAATAA
- the LOC117139802 gene encoding rho GTPase-activating protein 68F isoform X1: MDAHSRFAPRLPGPAINPIVDNSDEPQPSLSDLHDFEPKLEFDDTELLAPSPLEKDVMVGDFVLAEDPELEPEEDVNPLEDDFEDQLREQSENFQTPRNKCDFLGTDKQGRHIFGIYASRFPEKSQLEGFVREIIKEIEPFVENDYILVYFHQGLKEDNKPSAQFLWNSYKELDRNFRKNLKTLYVVHPTWFIRVIWNFFSPFISDKFRKKLVYISSLDELRQALGLNKLKLPDNICDLDDKLNPSRKPSTSPPSSNINASRQQQHKMATTHQFGVPLKFIVMNSPCLNSIPPIVRKCVDSLSITGVIDTEGIFRRSGNHSEIMALKERVNRGEDVDLKSVNVHVIAGLLKSFLRDLAEPLLTFELYEDVTRFLDWPKEERSRNVTQLIREKLPEENYELFKYIVEFLVRVMDCEDLNKMTSSNLAIVFGPNFLWSRSTSTSLEEIAPINAFVDFVLQNHKDIYLIDVNQRTVSVD, from the exons ATGGACGCCCATTCGCGTTTCGCGCCGAGATTACCAG GTCCCGCCATCAATCCGATCGTCGATAACTCGGACGAGCCCCAACCCAGCCTCTCCGATCTGCACGACTTCGAGCCGAAGTTAGAGTTTGATGATACCGAGCTGCTGGCTCCATCTCCGCTAGAAA AAGATGTTATGGTCGGTGATTTCGTTCTGGCCGAAG ATCCAGAACTTGAGCCCGAGGAAGATGTAAATCCGCTGGAGGACGACTTCGAGGACCAACTCAGGGAGCAGTCTGAAAACTTTCAGACTCCCAGAAACAAATGCGATTTCCTGGGAACCGATAAGCAGGGTCGCCACATCTTTGGCATTTATGCATCCCGCTTTCCCGAAAAATCCCAACTGGAAGGATTTGTGCG GGAAATCATCAAGGAGATCGAACCGTTTGTGGAGAACGACTACATCTTGGTTTATTTCCATCAAGGCCTCAAGGAGGACAACAAACCATCCGCACAGTTCCTGTGGAATTCGTACAAGGAGCTCGATCGCAACTTCCGCAAGAACCTGAAGACGCTGTATGTGGTTCATCCGACATGGTTCATACGGGTCATTTGGAACTTCTTTAGCCCCTTCATCAGCGACAAGTTCCGCAAGAAGCTAGTCTACATCTCCAGTTTGGACGAGCTGCGCCAGGCGCTCGGCCTGAACAAGCTGAAGCTGCCGGACAACATCTGCGACCTGGACGACAAACTGAACCCCAGCCGGAAGCCATCGACATCGCCGCCCAGCAGCAATATAAATGCATcccggcagcagcagcacaaaatGGCGACGACGCATCAATTTGGTGTGCCCCTGAAATTCATTGTGATGAACAGTCCGTGCTTAAACTCCATTCCGCCAATTGTGCGCAAGTGCGTGGACTCGCTGTCCATAACGGGCGTGATCGATACGGAGGGAATATTCCGTCGATCGGGCAATCACTCGGAGATCATGGCGCTAAAGGAGCGCGTTAACCGCGGCGAGGATGTCGATCTGAAGAGTGTGAATGTCCACGTGATAGCCGGCCTGCTGAAGAGTTTCCTGCGCGATCTCGCCGAGCCGCTGCTCACCTTCGAGCTGTACGAGGATGTGACCCGTTTCCTAGACTGGCCCAAGGAAGAGCGTTCGAGGAACGTGACGCAACTGATACGCGAAAAACTGCCAGAGGAGAACTACGAACTGTTCAAGTACATTGTCGAGTTCCTGGTCAGGGTGATGGACTGCGAGGATCTCAACAAGATGACCTCCTCCAACCTGGCCATCGTGTTCGGTCCGAATTTCCTGTGGTCGCGCAGCACCAGCACCTCCCTGGAGGAGATCGCTCCCATCAATGCTTTCGTCGACTTTGTGCTGCAGAACCACAAGGACATCTACTTGATCGACGTCAATCAGCGCACAGTGTCCGTCGACTAA
- the LOC117139801 gene encoding eukaryotic translation initiation factor 3 subunit L, whose product MYGGDEYATNSEYYDDYAHTGDPQLDMEYERNYYAARMPDNVKYFLINFCQAIKEGNLYDIQNMYENTFPQISDHHFDKTAWPEEQEVAAIVDNDKVFLILYKELYYRHIHARIPGGPKLEQRINSFFNYCDFFNLIISAQNPVMLELPDIWLWELVDEFVYQFQNFAQYRARLTEKSQDEIQQLCVNHSNEWSILCILNVLHSLVDISNIKKQLEAISQGVDPQTVAGDFGKLSFYKMLGYFSLVGLLRVHSLLGDYYQAIKVLEPIEIHKKSAYSHIPACQISTSYYVGFAYMMMRRYADAIRTFSDILLYIQRTKQLYSTRSYQNDQINKQAEQMYHLLAICLVLHPQCIDESIQQVLREKNYHDAMFKMQCGDLEVFKSFFVFACPRFVSPCPPAVDAPMDDYVKDPMEHQLLVFMDEVRQQKDLPTTRSYLKLYTTLPLTKLASFIDPNASEDDVSKLLIRLLCFKHKMRNLVWSKGPSGLEGTFKSGSELDFYIDDDMIHIADTKVSHRYGDFFVRKILKFNDLNRKLKNINI is encoded by the exons ATGTACGGCGGAGACGAATACGCAACCAATTCG GAGTACTACGATGACTACGCCCATACCGGAGACCCGCAACTGGACATGGAGTACGAGAGGAACTACTACGCCGCCCGGATGCCGGACAACGTCAAGTACTTCCTGATCAACTTCTGCCAGGCGATCAAGGAGGGCAACTTGTACGACATCCAGAACATGTACGAGAACACGTTCCCGCAGATCAGCGACCACCACTTCGACAAGACTGCTTGGCCCGAGGAGCAGGAGGTGGCTGCTATCGTGGACAACGACAAGGTCTTCCTGATCTTATACAAGGAGTTGTACTATCGCCACATCCACGCACGCATCCCCGGTGGACCCAAGTTGGAGCAGAGGATTAACTCGTTCTTCAACTACTGCGACTTCTTCAACCTGATCATCTCGGCCCAGAACCCAGTGATGCTGGAGCTGCCCGACATCTGGCTGTGGGAGTTGGTGGATGAGTTCGTGTATCAGTTCCAGAACTTTGCGCAGTACCG CGCCCGCCTTACGGAGAAATCGCAGGATGAGATCCAGCAGCTGTGCGTGAACCACAGCAACGAGTGGAGCATTCTCTGCATCCTCAACGTTCTGCATTCCCTCGTGGACATCTCGAACATCAAGAAGCAGCTGGAGGCCATCTCGCAGGGCGTTGATCCCCAGACCGTGGCCGGTGACTTCGGCAAACTGTCCTTCTACAAGATGCTGGGATACTTCTCCCTCGTCGGACTGCTGCGCGTTCACTCGCTGCTGGGTGACTACTACCAGGCCATAAAGGTGTTGGAGCCCATTGAGATCCACAAGAAGTCCGCCTACTCGCACATCCCCGCCTGCCAAATCTCGACGTCGTACTATGTGGGCTTCGCCTACATGATGATGCGCCGCTATGCTGATGCCATTCGCACTTTCTCTGATATCCTCCTGTACATCCAGCGTACCAAGCAGCTGTACAGCACGCGTTCATACCAAAACGATCAAATCAACAAGCAGGCCGAGCAGATGTACCATCTTTTGGCCATCTGCCTGGTGCTCCATCCCCAGTGCATCGACGAGTCCATCCAGCAGGTGCTCAGGGAAAAGAACTACCACGACGCCATGTTTAAGATGCAGTGCGGTGATCTGGAGGTCTTCAAGTCCTTCTTTGTCTTCGCCTGCCCACGTTTCGTGAGCCCCTGCCCGCCAGCTGTAGATGCACCCATGGACGACTACGTCAAGGACCCGATGGAACACCAGTTGCTGGTTTTCATGGACGAGGTGCGCCAACAGAAGGATCTGCCCACAACGCGCTCGTATCTGAAGCTGTACACCACCCTGCCGCTGACCAAACTGGCATCTTTCATCGATCCCAACGCCAGCGAGGATGACGTGTCGAAGCTGCTGATCCGCCTGCTTTGCTTCAAGCACAAAATGCGCAACCTGGTGTGGAGCAAGGGACCCAGCGGCCTGGAGGGCACATTCAAGTCTGGCTCCGAG TTGGACTTCTACATCGACGACGACATGATTCACATAGCCGACACCAAGGTTTCACATCGGTATGGCGACTTCTTTGTGCGTAAAATCCTTAAGTTCAACGATCTGAATCGCAAACTGAAGAACATCAACATTTAA
- the LOC117141267 gene encoding autophagy protein 12-like — MAETPESQAALSTSSSTPADKDGSKICILLNATGNVPIIKKRTWTVDPNKTVSWIQKFIHKFLKLDASEQIFLYVNQTFAPAPDQIIKNLYECHGTNGKLVLYYCKNQAWG; from the exons ATGGCAGAGACACCAGAATCCCAGGCGGCCCTGAGCACTTCCTCCTCCACACCTGCTGATAAGGATGGTTCTAAGA TTTGTATCCTTCTGAACGCCACTGGCAATGTGCCCATCATCAAGAAGCGAACTTGGACCGTGGATCCCAACAAGACGGTCAGCTGGATACAGAAGTTCATCCACAAGTTTCTGAAACTCGATGCCAGCGAGCAAATA TTCCTGTACGTTAATCAGACATTTGCACCTGCCCCGGATCAGATAATCAAGAACCTGTACGAGTGCCATGGAACCAATGGGAAACTGGTGCTCTACTACTGCAAGAATCAGGCGTGGGGCTAA
- the LOC117140155 gene encoding protein KRI1 homolog gives MNNNLFEGSDDDGENLQLSTNKDYAKTYNILRKKELLQKYKDRGLDVSESEFDSDSSSSEEDEVDPKFDQDFFKTLSSLKSKDPRIYDKGTKFFSESSADEDDKDGESPKKKKKAKPVTLKDYERKVILEHNGKFESSDDEQQEKEHEELQRAQSPSAVEEERRLKAEFRKVMNKEDDSEDEEFGGIFKKRSKTKEQTAAEEADFAKWLAGKQAEIQETDKKQLEPLKQYWSSNKLTQGESFLRDYILNKGYANTDESAIPTYDEIVGEAAPLSEDEKELEKQAEFEHKYNFRFEEPDADFIKRYPRTIEQSLRRTDDKRKEKRKELKERKDQEKQQKMKELELVKEMKRKEIDEKIRKLKAVTGNDELGFRDEELEEDFDPAAHDRRMQELFDDEYYNVDEGEEKPECPSDIDELVLEDWDNYDPRQHANGGDEDYEGHCEDDDFNMDCDYDPSKAKEQLQQELIENTRGRKGRKGRRNRFMEMIQAEKPAFNPEDEKTYSEYIDEYYQMDCEDIIGDQPCRFKYVETTPNDFGLTIEEILLAKNKELNQWASLKKAVQNRPEHVEKKEQRLYKMKAKNEDLKRKIFKSLYGEGSDDEEQPAEEKPAVTPAADAPAPAENDQVSTEGVSKSKRKRLKRKAAAAAASAPKVPKVESVSKDPKEAEGSTEDVQAEGSKKNADTPSKKGKDDANQEIRNNPQSTEKTKNNNAFKNNKKEPKNMQNGFQKPQNQTNKSAQTKSNQPFKTAVNAPANAEKPNGNNPFNKPQLKSQQSQELPPIHKNQGGNKKGPRNANGPNPFKKSNEKLSAPFPTKKTNNFKAKNKQSNNGGITDDRLKAYGINPRKFHKREKYGKKDK, from the exons atgaATAATAATCTTTTTGAGGGTTCCGATGACGATGGGGAGAATCTGCAGCTGTCCACCAACAAGGACTATGCCAAGACCTACAACATCCTGCGCAAGAAAGAGCTCTTACAAAAAT ATAAGGATCGTGGTTTGGATGTTTCCGAATCGGAATTCGACAGTGACAGCTCGTCATCCGAGGAGGACGAGGTGGACCCCAAATTTGACCAGGACTTCTTCAAGACTCTGTCCTCGCTGAAAAGTAAAGATCCACGTATCTACGACAAGGGTACGAAATTCTTCAGTGAGTCCTCCGCCGATGAAGATGATAAGGATGGGGAGTCTccgaaaaagaagaagaaagcCAAGCCAGTCACATTGAAGGACTACGAACGAAAAGTAATTTTGGAGCATAATGGCAAGTTCGAGAGTTCGGATGACGAGCAGCAGGAAAAAGAGCACGAGGAACTCCAACGTGCGCAATCACCAAGCGCCGTGGAGGAGGAGCGCCGTCTGAAGGCCGAGTTCCGGAAGGTGATGAACAAGGAAGACGACAGTGAGGATGAGGAATTCGGAGGTATATTCAAGAAACGCAGCAAGACCAAGGAGCAAACAGCTGCCGAGGAGGCAGACTTTGCCAAATGGCTGGCGGGAAAACAAGCTGAGATTCAGGAAACCGACAAGAAGCAGTTGGAGCCTCTAAAACAGTACTGGAGCAGCAACAAGCTGACCCAGGGCGAGAGTTTCCTCAGGGATTACATCCTTAACAAGGGCTACGCAAACACGGATGAGTCCGCCATTCCCACCTACGATGAGATCGTGGGCGAAGCTGCTCCGCTCTCGGAGGATGAGAAGGAACTTGAGAAGCAGGCAGAGTTTGAGCACAAGTACAATTTCCGCTTTGAGGAGCCAGATGCGGACTTCATAAAGCGCTATCCCCGCACCATCGAACAATCCCTGCGTCGCACGGATGACAAGAGGAAGGAAAAACGTAAGGAGCTCAAGGAGCGCAAGGATCAAGAGAAACAGCAGAAGATGAAGGAGTTGGAGCTGGTCAAGGAAATGAAGCGTAAGGAGATCGATGAAAAGATACGCAAATTAAAAGCGGTCACGGGCAACGATGAGCTCGGTTTCCGGGACGAAGAACTCGAGGAGGACTTTGACCCGGCTGCCCACGATCGTCGAATGCAGGAGCTCTTCGACGATGAGTACTACAATGTCGATGAAGGCGAGGAGAAACCAGAATGTCCCTCGGACATCGATGAATTGGTGCTGGAAGATTGGGATAACTACGATCCCAGACAGCACGCCAATGGGGGCGATGAGGATTATGAAGGACACTGCGAAGACGACGACTTCAACATGGATTGCGACTACGATCCATCCAAGGCCAAGGAGCAACTTCAACAAGAGCTCATCGAAAACACTCGTGGTCGCAAAGGACGAAAGGGTAGACGAAATCGCTTTATGGAGATGATTCAGGCCGAAAAGCCTGCGTTCAATCCGGAGGACGAAAAGACGTACAGTGAGTACATCGATGAGTACTACCAAATGGATTGCGAGGACATAATCGGAGATCAGCCGTGTCGATTTAAATATGTGGAAACCACACCAAACGATTTTGGTTTGACGATAGAAGAG ATCTTGCTGGCCAAGAACAAGGAGCTTAACCAGTGGGCTAGCTTGAAGAAGGCTGTCCAAAACAGACCGGAACATGTAGAGAAAAAGGAGCAGCGTCTCTACAAAATGAAAGCCAAGAATGAAGATCTAAAGCGAAAGATATTCAAGAGTCTTTATGGAGAAGG TTCTGACGATGAGGAGCAGCCAGCAGAAGAGAAACCAGCAGTGACACCAGCTGCTGATGCGCCAGCTCCAGCCGAAAATGATCAAGTCTCGACGGAAGGTGTGTCCAAATCCAAGAGGAAACGCCTGAAACGCAAGGCTGCCGCAGCAGCGGCCAGCGCCCCTAAGGTTCCAAAAGTGGAAAGTGTCTCCAAGGATCCAAAGGAAGCGGAAGGATCTACAGAAGATGTCCAGGCCGAAGGTTCCAAGAAAAATGCCGATACTCCATCTAAAAAGGGCAAAGATGACGCAAACCAGGAAATTAGAAACAATCCACAAAGCACGgagaaaacgaaaaacaacaatgcctttaaaaataacaaaaaagagCCTAAAAACATGCAAAATGGATTCCAAAAACCccaaaatcaaacaaacaaaagtgcACAGACAAAGTCGAACCAACCTTTTAAAACTGCGGTGAATGCGCCTGCAAACGCAGAAAAACCAAATGGAAATAACCCTTTCAATAAGCCACAATTGAAATCCCAACAGAGCCAGGAGCTGCCACCAATTCATAAAAATCAAGGTGGAAACAAAAAGGGACCGAGAAACGCTAACGGCCCCAATCCCTTTAAGAAATCAAACGAAAAGCTAAGTGCACCCTTTCCAACAAAGAAAACTAACAACTTTAAGGCGAAAAACAAGCAAAGTAACAATGGTGGAATAACCGACGATCGATTAAAGGCATATGGCATAAATCCCAGAAAGTTCCACAAGCGGGAAAAATATGGAAAGAAGGATAAGTGA
- the LOC117141266 gene encoding NADH dehydrogenase [ubiquinone] 1 beta subcomplex subunit 5, mitochondrial encodes MVGWSRLLSPAAKFASYRAVLQEPACRNALQQQLRRMGGDHGHHQMIIKPSRFQWDKFKDLTHFYVMLGVIPVTALVLYANIFVGPAQLAEIPEGYEPKHWEYEKHPITRFISRYILNSEQQNYEKSLHYLYEENEKAQIRLLEDEVRRKMSERNDYQAYYYRPSVAKYHRISKEAADELEALRGD; translated from the exons ATGGTCGGTTGGAGCCGTTTGCTGTCGCCGGCGGCGAAGTTCGCCAGCTACCGGGCTGTCCTGCAGGAGCCCGCGTGCCGGAATG CcctgcagcaacagctgcgCAGGATGGGAGGCGATCATGGACACCACCAAATGATCATCAAGCCATCCCGTTTCCAGTGGGACAAGTTCAAGGATCTGACACACTTTTACGTAATGCTCGGCGTCATCCCAGTCACCGCATTGGTTCTCTACGCAAACATCTTTGTGGGACCCGCGCAGCTTGCCGAGATTCCGGAGGGCTATGAGCCCAAGCACTGGGAGTACGAGAAG CACCCCATCACGCGCTTTATTTCCCGCTATATATTGAACTCGGAGCAGCAAAACTACGAGAAATCCCTGCACTATCTCTACGAGGAGAACGAAAAAGCCCAGATTCG GCTCCTTGAAGACGAAGTACGTCGCAAGATGTCGGAGCGCAACGATTACCAGGCCTACTACTACCGACCATCGGTGGCCAAATACCACAGGATTTCGAAAGAGGCTGCTGACGAGCTGGAGGCTCTGCGCGGAGACTAG
- the LOC117139802 gene encoding rho GTPase-activating protein 68F isoform X2 yields MDAHSRFAPRLPGPAINPIVDNSDEPQPSLSDLHDFEPKLEFDDTELLAPSPLENVMVGDFVLAEDPELEPEEDVNPLEDDFEDQLREQSENFQTPRNKCDFLGTDKQGRHIFGIYASRFPEKSQLEGFVREIIKEIEPFVENDYILVYFHQGLKEDNKPSAQFLWNSYKELDRNFRKNLKTLYVVHPTWFIRVIWNFFSPFISDKFRKKLVYISSLDELRQALGLNKLKLPDNICDLDDKLNPSRKPSTSPPSSNINASRQQQHKMATTHQFGVPLKFIVMNSPCLNSIPPIVRKCVDSLSITGVIDTEGIFRRSGNHSEIMALKERVNRGEDVDLKSVNVHVIAGLLKSFLRDLAEPLLTFELYEDVTRFLDWPKEERSRNVTQLIREKLPEENYELFKYIVEFLVRVMDCEDLNKMTSSNLAIVFGPNFLWSRSTSTSLEEIAPINAFVDFVLQNHKDIYLIDVNQRTVSVD; encoded by the exons ATGGACGCCCATTCGCGTTTCGCGCCGAGATTACCAG GTCCCGCCATCAATCCGATCGTCGATAACTCGGACGAGCCCCAACCCAGCCTCTCCGATCTGCACGACTTCGAGCCGAAGTTAGAGTTTGATGATACCGAGCTGCTGGCTCCATCTCCGCTAGAAA ATGTTATGGTCGGTGATTTCGTTCTGGCCGAAG ATCCAGAACTTGAGCCCGAGGAAGATGTAAATCCGCTGGAGGACGACTTCGAGGACCAACTCAGGGAGCAGTCTGAAAACTTTCAGACTCCCAGAAACAAATGCGATTTCCTGGGAACCGATAAGCAGGGTCGCCACATCTTTGGCATTTATGCATCCCGCTTTCCCGAAAAATCCCAACTGGAAGGATTTGTGCG GGAAATCATCAAGGAGATCGAACCGTTTGTGGAGAACGACTACATCTTGGTTTATTTCCATCAAGGCCTCAAGGAGGACAACAAACCATCCGCACAGTTCCTGTGGAATTCGTACAAGGAGCTCGATCGCAACTTCCGCAAGAACCTGAAGACGCTGTATGTGGTTCATCCGACATGGTTCATACGGGTCATTTGGAACTTCTTTAGCCCCTTCATCAGCGACAAGTTCCGCAAGAAGCTAGTCTACATCTCCAGTTTGGACGAGCTGCGCCAGGCGCTCGGCCTGAACAAGCTGAAGCTGCCGGACAACATCTGCGACCTGGACGACAAACTGAACCCCAGCCGGAAGCCATCGACATCGCCGCCCAGCAGCAATATAAATGCATcccggcagcagcagcacaaaatGGCGACGACGCATCAATTTGGTGTGCCCCTGAAATTCATTGTGATGAACAGTCCGTGCTTAAACTCCATTCCGCCAATTGTGCGCAAGTGCGTGGACTCGCTGTCCATAACGGGCGTGATCGATACGGAGGGAATATTCCGTCGATCGGGCAATCACTCGGAGATCATGGCGCTAAAGGAGCGCGTTAACCGCGGCGAGGATGTCGATCTGAAGAGTGTGAATGTCCACGTGATAGCCGGCCTGCTGAAGAGTTTCCTGCGCGATCTCGCCGAGCCGCTGCTCACCTTCGAGCTGTACGAGGATGTGACCCGTTTCCTAGACTGGCCCAAGGAAGAGCGTTCGAGGAACGTGACGCAACTGATACGCGAAAAACTGCCAGAGGAGAACTACGAACTGTTCAAGTACATTGTCGAGTTCCTGGTCAGGGTGATGGACTGCGAGGATCTCAACAAGATGACCTCCTCCAACCTGGCCATCGTGTTCGGTCCGAATTTCCTGTGGTCGCGCAGCACCAGCACCTCCCTGGAGGAGATCGCTCCCATCAATGCTTTCGTCGACTTTGTGCTGCAGAACCACAAGGACATCTACTTGATCGACGTCAATCAGCGCACAGTGTCCGTCGACTAA
- the LOC117139263 gene encoding L-aminoadipate-semialdehyde dehydrogenase-phosphopantetheinyl transferase, which yields MSKHICTRWAFDLGSWRPTLPQLSQAVASIQPEERARLMKFHFIDDFLSSLIGRLLMRKYVSTCSGLPPPEVKFARDVRGKPYWVKGEDYDGPPLSFNVSHQGSLVLLAGIAGEISDPDFGIGADVMKIEYSGGKSLSEFFRLMKSKFSTEEWSYIGRPHHDEREQVKAFMRHWCLKEAYVKELGVGITVDLQKISFSVDTTRSLETEVSPLIGTSLRCHDQPMDNWHFEEHLLQEDYCAAIAFRNCVPQEHGKFKFLQVEELLVKNEDSELEDVISYCHKALLKPYKRS from the coding sequence ATGAGCAAACACATCTGCACCCGCTGGGCCTTTGACCTGGGCAGCTGGAGGCCCACACTACCTCAACTGAGCCAGGCGGTGGCCTCAATTCAACCGGAGGAACGAGCTCGGCTCATGAAGTTCCACTTCATCGATGACTTTCTGTCCTCGCTAATAGGCCGTCTTTTGATGCGAAAATATGTGAGCACGTGCAGCGGATTGCCGCCGCCCGAAGTGAAGTTCGCCCGGGATGTGAGGGGTAAACCCTACTGGGTGAAGGGGGAGGACTACGATGGGCCACCTCTGAGCTTCAATGTGTCCCATCAGGGAAGCCTGGTACTTCTGGCGGGCATTGCGGGAGAGATTAGTGATCCCGACTTTGGAATCGGCGCAGATGTCATGAAGATCGAGTACAGTGGTGGCAAGTCGCTGTCGGAATTCTTTCGCCTGATGAAGAGCAAGTTTTCGACCGAGGAATGGAGTTATATTGGAAGACCACACCATGATGAGCGGGAGCAGGTGAAGGCCTTCATGCGCCACTGGTGTCTCAAGGAGGCGTACGTCAAGGAGTTGGGTGTTGGCATCACTGTGGATCTGCAAAAGATCAGCTTTTCAGTGGACACTACTCGCAGTTTGGAGACGGAAGTTTCCCCTCTGATCGGTACCAGCCTGCGTTGCCACGACCAACCCATGGACAATTGGCATTTCGAGGAACATTTACTGCAGGAGGACTACTGTGCGGCCATTGCATTCCGGAATTGTGTGCCACAGGAGCATGGAAAGTTCAAGTTTCTTCAAGTTGAGGAACTGCTCGTGAAGAATGAAGATTCGGAACTGGAGGATGTGATCAGCTACTGCCATAAGGCTCTTCTTAAGCCCTACAAGCGATCATGA